A segment of the Labilithrix sp. genome:
AGAGGGAACCCGAGATCGAGGAGCCGCCCCGCCATCGGGCGTCCCATCGCGCCGAGCCCGAGGAACGCGACCGCCGGCTTCGGCATCGGCGGCGGAAGGAGATCGGTGTGGCCGCGGCTGCGCGGCGGGATCGTCGTCTTCTTCGGCGCGACGCTCGGCTTCTTCGGCGCCTGCGGCGTCATGGAGCGGCCCGTCCGCTGCGTGTTCCCCTTCTTCGCGCTCACGATTGGCGCCCAGCATAAACGGTAAGCTGACACCACGTCGTCACCTTGAACCTCTGCCGGAGTCGGGTCGCGCCTTGCGGCCGGTGTTGGGCCGGGACTATCGTTTTCGATCCCGCATGCCGACCGCGAGCCCCTTCAAGCTGTCTTCGAATTTCGAGCCGCGGGGCGATCAACCGCAGGCGATCAAAGAGCTGATGGCGGGGCTCGGCAAGGGCGAGCAGCACCAGGTGCTCCTCGGCATCACCGGCTCCGGCAAGACGTTCACGATGGCGAACGTCATCCAGCAGTATGGCCGCCCCACCCTCATCCTCGCGCCGAACAAGACGCTCGCGGCGCAGCTCTACGGCGAGATGAAGGAGCTCTTCCCCGAGAACGCGGTCGAGTACTTCGTCAGCTACTACGACTACTACCAGCCCGAGGCGTACGTCCCCTCGAGCGACACGTACATCGACAAGGACGCGATCATCAACGACCAGATCGATCGCATGCGCCACTCCGCGACGCGCGCGCTCCTCTCGCGGCAGGACGTCATCATCGTCGCCTCGGTGAGCTGCATCTACGGCATCGGCTCGGCGGAGAGCTACCACGGCCTCCTCATCGACCTGAAGGTCGGCGAGGAGTTCCGCCGCGACAACTTCCTCCGCATGCTCGTCGACATCCAGTACGAGCGAAACGACGTCGACTTCCACCGCGGCACCTTCCGCGTGCGCGGCGACGTGGTCGAGGTCTTCCCCGCCTACGAGCACGAGACCGCGGTGCGGGTCGAGTTCTTCGGCGACACGGTGGAGGCGATCCGCGAGGTCGACCCCTTGCGCGGCAAGGTGAAGGGCTCGCTCGAGCGCTACGCGATCTTCCCCGGCTCGCACTACGTCACGCCGCAGGAGCAGATGCGCCGCGCGATCTCGCAGATCCGCGACGAGCTCCTCGAGCGCCTCGACTTCTTCGACAAGGAAGGCCGCTTCCTCGAGAAGCAGCGCCTCGAGCAGCGGACCCTCTACGACATCGAGATGATGGAGCAGATGGGGTTCTGCAACGGCATCGAGAACTACTCGCGCCACCTCTCGAACCGGAAGGCCGGCGATCCGCCGCCCACGCTCATCGACTACTTCCCGAAGGACTTCCTCCTCGTCCTCGACGAGTCGCACCAGACCGTGCCGCAGGTCGGCGCGATGTACCGCGGCGATCGCGCGCGGAAGGAGACGCTCGTCGAGTACGGCTTCCGCCTCCCGAGCGCGCTCGACAACCGGCCGCTCAAGTTCGAGGAGTTCGAGACCCACGTGCACCGCTGCGTCTACGTCTCGGCGACGCCGGGCGAATACGAGCTCCAGAAGGCGCAAGGATCGTTCATCGAGCAGGTCATCCGCCCCACCGGCCTGATGGACCCCGTCGTCGAGGTGCGCCCCGTCTCCGGGCAGGTCGACGACCTCCTCACCGAGATCCGCGACCGCGCGACGAAGAACGAGCGCGTCCTCTGCACCACCCTCACGAAGCGCATGGCGGAGGACCTCACCGACTACTACCGCGAGCTCGGCGTCCGCATCCGCTACCTCCACTCCGACGTCGACACGCTCGAGCGCATCGACATCCTGCGCGACCTCCGTCTCGGCGAGTTCGACGTCCTCGTCGGTATCAACCTCTTGCGCGAGGGCCTCGACCTCCCCGAGGTCTCGCTCGTCGCGATCTTCGACTCCGACAAGGAGGGCTTCCTCCGCTCGCCGCGCTCGCTCATCCAGACGATCGGGCGCGCCGCGCGCAACGTGAACGGCCGCGTCATCATGTACGCCGACTCGATCACCTCCGCGATGAAGGGCGCGATCGAGGAGACGAACCGCCGCCGCGCGCTGCAGGAGGCGTTCAACAAGGAGCACGGCATCGTCCCGCAGACGGTCATCCGCGCGGTCATGAACATCAACCCGGCCGCGGGGACGATGGACTACATCGACATCCCGAAGACGCCGAAGGCCGGCGCGAAGGGGAAGGGGAAGGGCGCCGACCTCGACATCGGCGAGCAGATCCGCGCGCTCCGCTCCGAGATGTTCGCCGCCGCGGAGGCGCTCGACTTCGAGCGCGCCGCGCGCCTCCGCGACGAGCTCAAGAAGCTCGAAGCCCTCGCGGCGAAGGACGGCAACGGCGCGGCGGAGGCCGCGCTCGCGAGCGGCATGTACGATCCGTACGCGGGCGCCGCGCCCAAGAAGAAGCGCGCCTCCGGCGGCGCCGCCGCGAAGAAGGCCGCGGGCGCGCGCGGCCGGTACAAGCGATGAGCGGTGAGTACCGCGACGATCTCTCTGCCGCGCACGCGCGCATCGCGGAGCTCGAAGAGAAGGTGCGTGCCCTCCAGGAGGAGGCCGCGCCGAAGCCGCTCACGCCGGACGGTCGCTTCCCCGAGCTCGAGGAGAAAGTCGCCCTCCTTCGCCGCCGCGCGCACGAGGGGAACCACGCGCGCCGCCGCACGATCCTCTCCCTCGTCGGCGCGATCTTCCCGCTCCTGGGCATGATGTTCTCTTTTTTGCATCTTCCCCTCGTCGCGGCCGTTTGCAGCGTCGTGTTCATCACGTTCATCGTCCTCAACTTGAGCCTCGCGCACACGTTCAAGACCGCGAAGAAGGAGCTCGCCGAGGCCGAGGCGAAGCTCGCGAACGCTCTCCGCATCGCCGATCTCGAGTCGAGGCTGGCGGCGAAGAACGTCCGCGTCGCCGCGGCGGACGAGCCGCTCGCGACGGCCGACATCGACACCGACACCGCCGCCGAGCCGATGCGCGCCGCACGTTGAACGGCGTGCATCCTGCACGAGCACGCCGCGATGGGGCGGCGAACGATAATTCCTATGCGGATAGCGCGTCTGCGCGTGCGCGTCTTCGCGTTCAGCGGCGTAGCCGTGTTCGCGGCGCTCGCGACGACCATGGCCTGCAGCGACGACACCGAAGCCGACGTGCCCACCCCGGCCGCCGACGCGGCGCCGATCGAGGGCGTGCCGGGTCCGTGCGTCGTGACCCCGACGGCGGAGCCCGCGTGCGAGGCCGGCGCTGTGTTCCTCCCCGACGCGAGCGCTCCCGACGACGCGTCGCTCCTCGACGGCGACACGCCGCCGAGCGAAAACCGCTGCCTCGTCGTGAGCGATCGGACCGTGACGTGTCCGTCGACGCTGGGCAACGCGTGGATCGGCGAAGGCGCAAAAGACGCGATCGAGCTCGTCGTCTCGCAGCGGCGCATCGCGTCGGAGGGCGACGACCAGCGCGCGGACGAGCATCGCACCGTCTTCTTCGAAGACCGATCGTACCTCCAGCACCTCCACGTCCCGGCGTCGGGCGACGCCACGATCACGGTCGATCCGATCCCGCCGTCGCCGCCGTCGACGCGCGGCCTCGCGCTCCATCGCGGTCCGCGCGGTCCGTATGCGGTCCTCCTCACCTCCGACGGCGACGCGGGGTCGTCGTCGACGCTCACCACCGCGCCGCTCGTTCCCGGCGCGTGGACGCTCGGGCCCGGCTTCCCCGTGAGCGCGCCCGCGTGGTCGTTCCCGCTCACCGGGATCGCCGGCGGAGAGGGCTTCCTCGTCGCGAGGCGCGTCGTCGTCGGCGGCCTGCCCGAGTCACCGCGTCGCGCGGAGGTCCTCCCCGGCGAGTCGCTCGTCCGGATGCGCGCCGGTCCCGGCGGCGTCCCCGCCGCGCTCGTGCGGAGCGACCACCAGATCCGCCTCGTCGAGGGCGCGAGCCTCGAGGCGGAGCGGTGGGCGGATCAGATCGACGTGGACGAGAGCGGCGCGGGGAGCGACTTCGCTTACGTCGCGACGACGACGTTCACGACCGGAGAGCCCCTCGTCGCGCCGATCGTGCGCCATCGCGCCAGCATCACGGTCGCGCGCGATCGATCGAATCGGATCGTGCTCGGGACGGGCTACTCGACGTGCCCGCCTTCGGGGTGGCTCGACTGCGATAGCTGCCCGGTGGGGATCACGTGCGAGCGGAGCGCGGAGACGTACCGCGAGACCGCGTTCGTCGAGAACGCGGGGCGCCTCTTCATCGTCGGGGTCGGCAACGAGTCACGGAGCGCCTACCGCTACGAGACGAACCAGGTCGTCGGTCCGCTCTGCACCTGCACGTCGCGGAGCATCGGGAAGGTGAGCTCGACCGCGGACACGCTCGTCGTCGTCGAGGTCGTGACGCCTCCCGGCAAGCTGAAGTCGCTCGAGGTCGTCGAGCGGATGCGCGTCACGATCGGTCCCCCCGACTCCGTGAAGCTCGTGCGGGTCTTGCCGCGCGGAGACGGGATCGCCGATGTCCTCCTCGGCCCCGCGCTCGAAGAGAGCTCCCTCGCGTCCGTCCGCTCGCGCACCGGCCCCGAGCCGCTGCGGCTCCTCCGGATCGACACGACGTTCTAGCGCGGGCGGCGCGGAGGTGGGGCGGCGAGCACCTCGGCCATGATCCGCTCCGCCATCCGCTGCTCGCGCGCCCGGAGCTCGGCCACCACCTCGAGCGCGACCGTCATCGCGATCGGGACTCGGTGGGCACGGCAGACGCGGTGGACACGGCGGCGAGCTGGCATGCACTCTACTTAAAGCCGTGATTTTCGCGTGCGAGCGCGAGCGCGCAGATTTATTCAAAAGACTTCGAGCGCGGCCGTTGAGGGATGACTTTCGGGCGGACGGGCGTCGATATTCGAGCTGATGCCGCTGTCGTCTCGCACCGTCCTCGTCCTCGTCGCCCTCACCGCCGGATGCGGAGCGTCCGCGAACGCGCCGCCGCCCGCCACCGCCGCCGCGAAGCCCGCCGAGCCCGAGGCGCTGCCCCCCGCGCCCGATCTCTCGCCGAACAAGCTCAACGATCGCCGCGCCGAGGCCGGCGTGCGCGCGCCGGCGAAGCCCCTCGTCGTCGGCGGGAACGCGTCGGTGAAGTGCGGCAAGATCGGGAAGCCGGAGAAGGAGGCCTCGGAGCTCCTCTCCGGACGCCTCAAGCTCCAGGCGCCTGCCGGCGCGAAGGCCCCGCCGGTCCAGCCGGAGCAGCCGCCGATCGAAGAGGAGTCGCGTCTCGTCGTCGACGCGCCCGAGAAGGCGAAGGAGCGCGAAAAGATCGCGCTCGCGATCGTCGCGAAGGAGACGTTCCAGCTCGATCCGGACATGTACGAGCCCGAGGAAGGCGCGCCCGCGAAGCCGGGCACGCTCGACGTCGAGGCCCCGAAGTTCCTGAAGGCGACGATGCCGAGCGAGCAGCCGCTCGAGGTCAGCCCCGTCGAGATCGGGACCGACACGAAGCTCCGCGGCTACGTCGCGCGCCCGAAGGATCCGAACGCGGCGCCGGGCAAGGACACCGCGCTCGTGCTCGGGCTGCTCCTCGCGCAGGAGGACGGGACGCTCCAGTCGGTCGGGTTCTACGTGCGCGGTGAGTCGGTGCGGAACGCGACCGGCTCCGAGCTCGTCGGCTGCACGCGGCTCGCGGAGCGCATCGCGTCGACGATCGTGCCGGGCCCGCGGAAGCTCGAGCGCGCCGCGGGGCGCCGTCACGTCGCGGACGTGCCGCCCGATCGCGAGCTCGTCGTGAGCGTGCCCGCCGACTACGTCGTCGTCCCGACCGCGGCCGGCGCGAAGGTCACGAAGCTGCGTCCGCTCTCGCTCTACGCCGGGAGCATCGCGGTGTCGCTCGCGGATCAGAAGAAGGCGGACGCGGGCGAAGGCGCGGACACGGCGCAGGGCAAGATGTTCGGGCGGCCGACGGAGTGGCGCGGACAGTCGACGCCGAAGGGCGGATTTTTCTTCACCGCGGAGCCGGTCGACGAGTCGAAGTCGAAGATCGCGGAGGTGCTCGTGAAGGCGACGCGCCAGGCGAAGGCGCTCGACGAGATGCGCGGCGTCGCGGAGACCCTTGCGGTGGTGAAGCGCGCGCCCTGATAGGCTCGAAACCGCGTGCGGCTCGCGAGCGTCCTCCCTCTCCTCCTCCTCTGCGTGGCGTGCGGCGCGTCGCCCGCGGCCGCGCCGGCGAACGCGCCCGGCGGCACGCTCGTCGTCGTGATCCGGACCGGGCCCGATCGGGTCCCGTTCCAGCCCAAGGTCGATCGCATCCGCCGCGCGAACGAGCAGCTCGCGGAGATCCTCGGGCGCTCGATCCAGATCGAGCTCGACGGCTCGCTCTTGCCGCAGGAACACGACGGCGCACAGGACGTGATCGCGCGGCTCGTCGAGTCGGTCGCGAAGGACCTCGACGCGCTGAAGAAACAGGACCCGCGCGCGCTGGCGTTCGCGCGCGCGAGCTTCGAGCGGCTCGTCGTGCGGTACGCGCCGGCGGAGGCCGCAAAGCGCACGACGCCTCACGTCTACGAGCGCGTGCACTCGTACGCGGTGTTCGACCCCGCGAACAAGGCGATCGACGTCGTCGTCGACGAGGCGCGGTGGCTCACGCTCGCGCGGGGAGACGTGTCGGCGCCGCTGATGAGCGCGTTCCAGCGCGGTCAGGACGGCCGCTACGCCGTGCTCCCCAACGCGCTCCCGGCGTCGGAGCACGCGGCGTGGATCGCGTGGCAGTCGCGCTCCCACCATCGCGATCTCGGTTCGATCAACGCGCAGCGCGTCCGCGGCCTCGTGATGATCGCGCAGCTGCCGGCGGCGAGGAAGGAGCTCGTCGGCAGCGAGCTCTCGCACTTCGCCGACACGTATCGCCACCACGCGGCCGAGGTGGAGGCCGCGCCGCCGGCGTCGCCGTTCCGGACCGCCGAGCGCGACTTCACGACCTGGCTCGCGGTGGAGCTGCCGCGCATGTCGCTCGAGGAGCGGGGCAAGGTCGCCTCCGCCCTATGGATCATCGACTTTCGCAAGCCGCAGGGCGATCGCGATCGCTACGCGACGTTCGCGTTTCCACGCGTCGACGCGATGGCGTTCGGGCTCTCCACGATCGACGCGTGGATCAAGGACGGGCATCCGAAGGAGGCGTCCGTCTACGACGCCGTCGTCGCGCCGGCGCGGTTCGAGGTGCACGACGGCGAGCTCCGCCTCCAGCACGAGGGCCGCTCGGACGGGGACTTCTATCGCTGGGCCTTCGCCGCGCCGGAGCGTGAGGACGCGCTCGCGAACGCGATGATGAAGTGGAGCGACGCGCCCGCGTTCACGGCCGTCTTCTACAACGCGCACCGATCGCTGCGCGACGAGGCCGACTACCTCCGCTTCCTGCGTCGCTTCGAGTCGAAGCCGAGCGCGTGGAAGATCGGCGCCGACGTGCTCCGCGCCGTCGTCTATCGCCCGAGCGGAGAGCTCCTCGCCGAGTCGCGGCGGCAGTGGCGCGACGTGCCCACCGCGCACGGCCACGCGCTCTTCTATTTCGCGCGCGCCGCCGACGCGTCCTACCACCCGGAGCAAGACTGGGAGGACATGCTGCAGGACAAGAAGGCCGACGACGTCGCGCTCGCCGGCGCGCTCGAGCTCGGCTGGCCCGCGTTCGAGCTGCTCCCGGTGATGTGGCCTGCGCTCGCGAAGTCGCCGCGGCGCGTGAGCGTCATGACGGAGGCGGCGCGGCGGCTGCTCGATCAGAACGTCCGCCCGTTCCCGGGTCACAAGGACGTCGCGGGCAACCTCGCCGCCGTCGCGAAGCTCCTCTGCGACGAGCGATCGATGGGCGAGCTCGCCGAGCTCCGCGCGTTCGCGCAGAAGGAGCTCCCGCTGCGTCCGGGCGCGGGCCTCTCCGAGCTCGTCGCCGCGACCGATCCGGCGGCGTGTCATCCGAAGCCGCCTTCGAGGCGGCCGCCGCCGATCAAGAAGCCGGTGAAGCCGAAGTGGAAGGAGGGCGACCCGCTCCCGCCAAAGGATCCGAACAACCCACTATGAATTCTGGCTCAACGTCGGGGGCGTTGCCCCCGACACCCCCACCCCAGACACGGCCCTCGCGCGGAGCGCTCGGGGCGCTTCGCGCCCGCTTTCGCGGCCGCTTCTGGGGCCCCTTCGTGCTGCTCTTGCCCTTCGTGCTTTTGGCGTGTGGGGAGCCGAAGTTGGCGGTGGCGCCGCGTGGGGCGATCACGGACGTCGTCGTCGTGCTCAAGGGATCGTCGGAGCCGCTGCCGTTCGATCCGCGCGGTGGTCGGTTGACGAAGGTGACGAGCGACGTCGCGCAGCTCGTCGG
Coding sequences within it:
- the uvrB gene encoding excinuclease ABC subunit UvrB, which gives rise to MPTASPFKLSSNFEPRGDQPQAIKELMAGLGKGEQHQVLLGITGSGKTFTMANVIQQYGRPTLILAPNKTLAAQLYGEMKELFPENAVEYFVSYYDYYQPEAYVPSSDTYIDKDAIINDQIDRMRHSATRALLSRQDVIIVASVSCIYGIGSAESYHGLLIDLKVGEEFRRDNFLRMLVDIQYERNDVDFHRGTFRVRGDVVEVFPAYEHETAVRVEFFGDTVEAIREVDPLRGKVKGSLERYAIFPGSHYVTPQEQMRRAISQIRDELLERLDFFDKEGRFLEKQRLEQRTLYDIEMMEQMGFCNGIENYSRHLSNRKAGDPPPTLIDYFPKDFLLVLDESHQTVPQVGAMYRGDRARKETLVEYGFRLPSALDNRPLKFEEFETHVHRCVYVSATPGEYELQKAQGSFIEQVIRPTGLMDPVVEVRPVSGQVDDLLTEIRDRATKNERVLCTTLTKRMAEDLTDYYRELGVRIRYLHSDVDTLERIDILRDLRLGEFDVLVGINLLREGLDLPEVSLVAIFDSDKEGFLRSPRSLIQTIGRAARNVNGRVIMYADSITSAMKGAIEETNRRRALQEAFNKEHGIVPQTVIRAVMNINPAAGTMDYIDIPKTPKAGAKGKGKGADLDIGEQIRALRSEMFAAAEALDFERAARLRDELKKLEALAAKDGNGAAEAALASGMYDPYAGAAPKKKRASGGAAAKKAAGARGRYKR